GGTATCAGGAACAGGGCGCAGATCAGGTCATCCTGTGCTTTGATGATACTGATGACCCTGCAATCGAAGCGCTCGCTCATCGCGAAGGGGTGCGTTGCATTCCGTGTACGCACAAGTTCTGGCGGCAAATCGGGATCAACCCCGGAGCACGTTTCACGAAACGTCAGAACGCAGCCATGCAGTTCGTCTATGATAGATCGCCTGTCGGCTGGTTCCTGAACGTTGACGGAGATGAATTTGTGCATCTCGAAGGGAGAAACCTGAAAGAGGAAGTTTCGCGACAGCCAAAGGACGTCAATGCTTTCATCATCCGTCCTGTGGAACGTATCCGATGCCCGCATTCCCCGGACTATCTGCAATTTCGCATGCCCATGCCGCGCTGGCGTTGCAAAGCGATTTACGGCGACTTCAGCCAAGCGATGCGAAAAAGACAAGGGCTGGCTGGTCACTGGTACGGCAAGTCAGTGACCCGTACCGGATTGATCAAACACACGATGCGTCAGCATTTTATGCAAACTCCCGAAGGGGACCATTTGACCGATGTCACATTGGGGCCAGAGCAAGGGGCCTACCTTCTTCATTTCGTCGACCAGGGGTTCGAAGCTTGGCGCTCCAAACTGGAGTGGCGCCTGTCATCCAGAGGGTTTCGCCCCGAGATGGCTGCGTTCATCAATGCTGCATTGGTTTCGGCAGAGCCGGAAAAAGCGTTGCGCGCAATTCATGATGCCTTGTTTGTTTTTGATGCCCCAAGGATTTCGAAACTAGAGGAGGCCGGAGCCAGTTTTCGTGTCGATTTACGGGAAAACGAGAAATTCAGAGGATATTTTTCGGGCGAACTAGTTTATGCCTAGACCTCAGCAGTCTCTCACTCCCGAAGGACCTGCTCAGCCCGCAGACCTGTGAGCCGACCCAATCCAGTTACAGGCGATGAGCCCTGTCGCCTATGCCAAAGAGGGCACAAGCATTGTTGGAACGGAGCACTTCGTCGCGCAGGAACGGCCCCGCTTCTCAGGCGGATGCCGTTTGCTAGTGTAAGGCAGTGGCTGGTTGCCAGAACCTTTCTATTCGATTTTCAGCGCCCGTTCGGCAATCGAGACGCGGTCTGCGCCAACGAAATACTTCACCGTATAGTCACCCGGTGTATCCGGAAGCTTGATTGCGAGGACTGGGCCGTTGGCGGTCTCCCCGTAAGCCTTCCATTGGCTCGATCCACTCCCTCCCGTCTGACCGATACCGACATAGTCGCCATCGTAATTGGGGCCGGTCCAAGCTACTTCTATGGATGATCCTGCTGCTGCAACTTCAGGCGCGCTCAACGTTGCGGGGGGTGTCGTAACGGATACCGGAACAGTCAAAGCAGGCGTATTGCGCTGATCGAGGAAGTATTTCACCTCATAGTCACCGCCCGCAGTCGGGATGCGCAGCTTGGCCGGTGATCCGTCAGCGGTAGGGACATAAGAACGCCACTGGCTTGATCCGCTGGTACCAGCCAGTCCGATCCCTATGAAATCGCCCGAATGGTTCGGGCCGGTCCACGGGATATCCACGATTGTGCCACCAACCATAACGGCAGGCACGTCCATTGTGACGGTTGTTGGCGTCACGCTGATGGGGGTTTCGACAAGGGGCGTGTTGCCCTGATCGAGGAAGTATTTGATGACATAATCACCCGGTTCGGCGGGGACCATCAGCTGCAATGGGCTGCCCTCGGACGTGCTCGTGTAGTTGCGCCATTGCCCTGAACCGCTCT
The Sulfitobacter noctilucicola genome window above contains:
- a CDS encoding glycosyltransferase family 2 protein, encoding MLTVGAILREPLVDTLRFVDWYQEQGADQVILCFDDTDDPAIEALAHREGVRCIPCTHKFWRQIGINPGARFTKRQNAAMQFVYDRSPVGWFLNVDGDEFVHLEGRNLKEEVSRQPKDVNAFIIRPVERIRCPHSPDYLQFRMPMPRWRCKAIYGDFSQAMRKRQGLAGHWYGKSVTRTGLIKHTMRQHFMQTPEGDHLTDVTLGPEQGAYLLHFVDQGFEAWRSKLEWRLSSRGFRPEMAAFINAALVSAEPEKALRAIHDALFVFDAPRISKLEEAGASFRVDLRENEKFRGYFSGELVYA